From the Streptomyces sp. Sge12 genome, the window GAGCCCGGCGGGGACGATGCCGCCGCCGTTGTAGGGCAGGTAGCGCATGCGCAGGCCGGCCGGGTCGCCGCCGAGGGAGGCGGGGACGACGTTCAGGGCGGTGGGCTCGGCCGGTCCGGCGACCCCGTACGTCTCGTAGGCCTCGGTGAAGTGGGCGGCGAGCCGGCCGATCATGTCGAGGCCGGAGGTGACGCCGAAGTTGTGGACCACCGAGGGGATCTTCAGCTTGGCGGCGACCAGCGGGGCCGCGGCCTGGAAGGAGTCGTGGATCAGAAGGTCGGGGCGCCAGCTGTCGGCTATCTCCAGCAGTCCCTCGACGGTGGAGCGGGAGACGAGCGCGAAGCCGTGGGCGGCCCTGCCGAGGATCTGCTCCGGGGTCATGTCCGGGGCGACGTAGCGTATTTCCTCACCGGTGGACTGCTCGAACACCTCCCGGATGCTGCGGCCGTCGCCGATCTCGACGATCGGGAAACCGGCCTCGCGGAGCTGGTCCAGCGGCTGCGAGCCCGCGAACAGCACCTCGTGGCCCGCGGCCCGTAAGGCCTGCGCGGTCGGGATCATCGGGAAGAGGTGGCCGGCCGCGGGCGGGCCGGTGAAGAGTATGCGCACGGTCTCTCCTTGCTCATGGTCTGCCGGTCGGGGGCGAGTCGTGCGGGCGCGCCCCCGGTGCCGTTCGGTGAACTGACGGGAATGCGCGTTGTGTTCCCTTCGGGGGGTCGATAATCAGACGTTCTGGGACGCCCGGTGTCCGGCCGACGGGCCCGGTCCACGGGAATGGGCCGCCACCCCCGTGCGGGGGTGGCGGCCCATTCCCGTGGACCGGAAGCCGCCTACTTGCGGAAGATGTTGCCGGTCCACTGGCCGGCGGCACCCTTGAGGGCCTCGTTGCTCATGATGTGGGTCGCGGGCAGGGTCGCCATGCCGATGTCACCGGCCGGCGCCGCGCCGTTGTGGGAGCCGACCGTGTTGTCGTGGCCGGCGTTGAAGACGTCGTCGCCGGCCACCTGGCTCAGGTCGCCGAAGACGATCGAGTACGTGTTGCTGATCGGTGCGTAGACGGTGAAGGCGTCGTCGGCGGAGGCGGCGGAGGCGCCCGCCAGGAGGATGCCACCGGCGGCGAGAGCGGTCAGGGCGCAACGGATCGATCGCACGAGTACTGCCTTTCGTGAGGGGTGGGGAGCAGTGCGAACGTAGGCCGCTTCGTGCGGCGAGGGCCCGTACCGGCCGCCGTACGGCCCGAGTCCATCCGTACGGCGCAGCCCGCTACCGCTCCTCGACCTGTTCGGCGACGGCGAAGGCGGCCCCGCAGTCCGGGCAGGTCGCCCGGCCGAAGAGGTACGTCAGCCCGAGCGCGACCTGCGCGTGGCCCGCCCGCGACGCCGCGCGGTGCAGGCGGGCGGGGAGCGGGCCGAGCGTGGCGGGATCGGCGGGCAGGAGCTCCGCCCGGGCGGGGTCGGCCGTCACGTAGTCACCGGCCGCGGCGAAGGTCCCGTGGTCGCCGAAGGCGATGAACAGCTCCGACGTGCAGTGCGGGCACTCGATCTCGTACTCCTGCACGAACAGGCCCTCCAGCCGCCCGGCGCTCCACACCCGCTCGCCCTCGAAGGCCAGCACGCACTGGAGGAGGTACACGAAGGT encodes:
- a CDS encoding nucleotide disphospho-sugar-binding domain-containing protein, which encodes MRILFTGPPAAGHLFPMIPTAQALRAAGHEVLFAGSQPLDQLREAGFPIVEIGDGRSIREVFEQSTGEEIRYVAPDMTPEQILGRAAHGFALVSRSTVEGLLEIADSWRPDLLIHDSFQAAAPLVAAKLKIPSVVHNFGVTSGLDMIGRLAAHFTEAYETYGVAGPAEPTALNVVPASLGGDPAGLRMRYLPYNGGGIVPAGLLRRGGRPRVAVTLGTVLAELDGVRAIVRLIEAAASVDAEFLLAVGGADLGPLGTLPDNVRPLPWVPLAELLTASDALIHHGGSGTLLTALQAGLPQLLLPQGADHFTNADALTATGAALRSASDDVDAPLLTRLITDPALREAAARLREQNTALPTPAETVPALEALAAS